In Colias croceus chromosome 12, ilColCroc2.1, one genomic interval encodes:
- the LOC123696056 gene encoding SREBP regulating gene protein, whose product MLFLHILCWKDYSNYTERLIFIKMWYAAILRFIRRPLVLGIIFASSLTYCIVSFLREGTDKNMIYQDVSLEQKPFVWRTLQEHNETVDIECRNSVQGRALIVDDRGYVCQRNDIGKNGCCIVDTEETTRYSCTSCNENHCCLVYEYCVSCCLDPNKRSMLQVVLSKLTVEEHVLVNSLGDDYELCLTKCRTSSHSVLHENSYRNPGHKHCYSDTAEPKTPS is encoded by the exons atgttattcttACACATTTTGTGCTGGAAAGATTATAGTAATTATACAGaaagactaatttttattaagatgTGGTATGCTGCCATATTACGCTTTATCCGAAGACCATTGGTTCTCGGCATTATATTTGCATCTTCGTTGACTTACTGTATCGTCAGTTTTCTGAGAGAG GGTacagataaaaatatgatatatcAGGATGTGTCCTTAGAACAGAAACCCTTTGTGTGGAGAACATTACAAGAGCATAATGAGACTGTAGATATTGAGTGCAGAAACTCTGTTCAAGGTAGAGCTCTTATTGTGGATGACAgag GTTATGTTTGTCAAAGGAATGACATAGGAAAGAACGGATGTTGCATTGTGGACACAGAAGAAACAACAAGATACAGTTGTACTTCATGTAATGAAAATCACTGCTGTCTTGTATATGAGTACTGTGTCTCCTGCTGTCTGGATCCTAATAAG AGAAGTATGTTACAAGTGGTCCTCTCAAAGCTCACAGTCGAGGAGCATGTATTGGTCAACTCACTCGGAGACGATTATGAACTGTGCCTCACGAAATGCAGGACAAGTTCACACAGTGTACTCCACGAGAATTCCTACAGAAACCCAGGACATAAGCACTGCTACAGTGATACGGCAGAACCAAAAACACCATCCTAG